The following are from one region of the Chitinophagales bacterium genome:
- the ykcC gene encoding putative glycosyltransferase YkcC, protein MKKVSIIIPCYNEAAVLPKSLNELLQLKKKIEAKGCTTEFVFVNDGSTDNTLHYLQQFKQQLPDQVKIIDLSGNFGSYNALLAGCHYATGDCCVQLHADLQDPPEHIPEMIDHWKRGYKLVIGNRVEREAEDLFYGISARIYHLMMKNAMPYIPDGGYDLILFDREIKDHLVAMNETNTNLVYLISWLRYPYVAIPVKRRARREGLSKWNFSKRLKLVIDSFVAFSYLPIRLITFTGILSIVGFFISTILLFVTDWFNLFHWAIALFIMILMVNFSIIAEYLWRTLEAARKRPPFIVNHVY, encoded by the coding sequence ATGAAAAAAGTCTCCATCATTATTCCCTGTTACAATGAAGCAGCTGTTTTGCCCAAAAGCCTCAATGAGCTTCTGCAATTGAAGAAAAAAATTGAAGCCAAGGGATGCACCACTGAATTTGTGTTTGTGAATGATGGCTCCACGGATAACACCCTCCATTATCTGCAGCAATTCAAACAACAGCTTCCCGACCAGGTAAAAATTATAGATCTCAGCGGAAATTTTGGTTCCTACAATGCTTTGCTTGCTGGCTGCCATTACGCCACAGGTGATTGTTGTGTGCAGCTCCATGCTGATCTGCAGGATCCTCCCGAACATATTCCCGAAATGATTGACCACTGGAAGCGTGGCTATAAACTGGTAATAGGTAATCGCGTGGAGCGCGAGGCAGAAGATCTTTTTTATGGCATCAGTGCCAGGATTTATCATCTCATGATGAAAAATGCTATGCCCTATATACCCGATGGCGGCTATGATTTAATTCTTTTTGACCGGGAGATTAAAGACCATCTGGTGGCGATGAATGAAACCAATACCAATCTGGTTTATCTGATTAGCTGGCTGCGTTATCCGTATGTGGCTATTCCCGTCAAACGCAGGGCACGCAGAGAGGGATTGTCAAAATGGAATTTTTCAAAAAGATTAAAACTGGTAATAGATTCCTTCGTGGCTTTTTCCTATCTACCCATACGGCTTATTACCTTCACCGGCATTCTGTCTATTGTGGGCTTTTTCATTTCAACGATATTGTTGTTTGTAACCGACTGGTTCAATCTTTTTCACTGGGCAATAGCCCTCTTCATCATGATACTAATGGTCAATTTCAGCATTATTGCAGAATATCTCTGGCGCACTCTGGAGGCTGCCCGGAAACGCCCGCCTTTTATTGTAAATCACGTTTACTGA
- a CDS encoding hydrolase TatD, whose amino-acid sequence MDDTHLMLIDPHIHMVSRTTDDYEAMAAAGIVAVIEPSFWQGQPRTEAGTFKDYFSSLIGWERFRASQFGIRHYCTIGLNAKEANNEPLAEQVMDMLPLFATKEGVVAIGEIGYDDQTPLEDKYFRLQLELAKELNLPVQIHTPHRDKKKGTLRSMDVCEEHGLDPTRVIIDHNNEETVQEVLNRGYWAAFTIYPKTKMGNERMVEIVKKYGHTRIMIDSSADWGVSDPLAVPKTARLMLQRGISMESVKMTCYQNALTAYGQSGQIKEEHWLNPAEVDQTRLFEGNSVLRGQTPRTGKSEIIR is encoded by the coding sequence ATGGATGATACCCATTTAATGCTTATTGATCCGCATATCCACATGGTGTCGCGCACTACGGATGATTATGAAGCAATGGCAGCTGCCGGCATCGTGGCTGTCATTGAACCTTCGTTCTGGCAGGGGCAGCCCCGTACCGAAGCAGGAACCTTTAAAGATTATTTCAGCAGCCTGATAGGGTGGGAGCGTTTTCGGGCCAGTCAGTTTGGCATCCGTCATTACTGTACCATCGGACTCAACGCAAAAGAAGCTAATAATGAACCCCTGGCCGAGCAGGTCATGGACATGCTGCCCTTATTCGCTACCAAGGAGGGTGTAGTGGCTATCGGTGAAATAGGATACGATGACCAGACTCCATTAGAAGACAAATATTTTCGGTTACAACTTGAACTGGCAAAAGAGCTGAATCTTCCCGTACAGATTCACACCCCTCACCGGGACAAGAAAAAAGGCACCCTGCGCAGTATGGATGTATGTGAAGAACACGGATTGGATCCAACCCGCGTAATTATTGATCACAATAATGAAGAAACCGTGCAGGAAGTGTTGAACCGTGGCTACTGGGCAGCTTTCACCATTTACCCCAAAACCAAGATGGGTAATGAACGCATGGTAGAAATCGTGAAGAAATACGGACATACACGCATTATGATTGACAGCTCCGCTGATTGGGGGGTGAGCGATCCATTGGCTGTTCCAAAAACGGCTCGTCTGATGCTTCAGCGCGGCATTTCAATGGAATCGGTAAAAATGACCTGTTATCAAAATGCGCTCACGGCTTATGGTCAGAGCGGCCAGATTAAAGAAGAGCATTGGCTGAATCCGGCTGAAGTGGATCAAACCAGGCTTTTTGAAGGAAATTCTGTTTTGCGTGGACAAACCCCCAGAACGGGTAAGTCTGAAATCATCCGCTGA
- the bfr gene encoding bacterioferritin, whose protein sequence is MKYKKSIELLNRAVADELAAIHQYMYFHFHCDDQGYDLLANLFKMTAITEMTHVEKLAERILFLKGDVKMNAAHAVKAVKNVKEMLELARQMEEDSAKEYNQWANECAEHADAVSRQLFESLVADEEKHYDNFDKELDNINQFGSEYLALQSIERSKTISKNKGKSEE, encoded by the coding sequence ATGAAATACAAGAAAAGCATTGAACTACTAAACCGTGCAGTAGCTGACGAGCTGGCTGCCATACACCAGTACATGTATTTTCATTTTCACTGCGATGATCAGGGATATGACCTGCTGGCCAATCTTTTCAAAATGACAGCTATTACAGAGATGACCCACGTGGAAAAGCTTGCCGAGCGGATTTTATTCCTTAAAGGGGATGTCAAGATGAACGCAGCCCATGCAGTAAAGGCTGTGAAGAATGTTAAAGAAATGCTAGAGCTGGCCCGCCAGATGGAAGAAGATAGTGCAAAGGAATATAATCAATGGGCAAACGAATGCGCGGAACATGCAGATGCGGTATCCAGACAGCTGTTTGAGTCGCTGGTAGCTGATGAAGAGAAGCACTACGACAACTTTGATAAAGAACTGGATAACATCAATCAGTTTGGGTCGGAGTATCTGGCTTTACAGTCCATTGAACGCAGCAAAACTATTTCCAAAAACAAAGGCAAATCAGAAGAATAG
- the wbpG gene encoding LPS biosynthesis protein WbpG, with amino-acid sequence MNTLIQTIPDDCVVVNGKPLKIKMQVCTRCVQDTTVPGIEFDANGVCNFCHLHDFLCRLFPSGKKGQEILERIFSRIRKEGKGKKYDCVVGISGGRDSTFLLWNTVRRWKLRPLAVHFNDGFDNPVAGENMVNAVKKLGVELRTITSDYREGKDLKIDFLKASTPDINLGTDIGIASSIYSVAAKENIKYCLIGQSFRTEGVKPLSWSYFDGDYLRNVHKIFGSVPLRPWKPEDAGFNLGIRELFYYSVIRGIKTFTPFYYIDYRRKEAEEIIKSELGWVYPGAHYYDDLYHSLVKYVHRVKFNIDLNMNSDSALVRSGQMPREVALQRAHGIYQIEDPKVIELCIKRLGLTREEFDSFMQLPPKTFYDYPTSYRYIRAFRYPIKLLSHLNLIPKVTYYKYFHCGK; translated from the coding sequence ATGAATACGTTGATACAAACAATACCGGATGATTGCGTAGTGGTAAACGGGAAACCATTAAAAATTAAGATGCAGGTATGCACCCGATGTGTGCAGGATACTACTGTGCCCGGAATTGAATTTGATGCCAACGGAGTTTGTAATTTCTGCCATCTCCATGATTTTCTTTGTCGTTTGTTTCCGAGCGGCAAGAAGGGCCAGGAAATTCTGGAGCGTATCTTCAGCCGGATACGAAAAGAAGGAAAAGGAAAGAAATACGATTGTGTGGTAGGCATCAGCGGAGGGCGTGACAGCACCTTTCTGCTCTGGAATACGGTAAGACGTTGGAAGCTGCGTCCACTGGCAGTACACTTTAATGACGGATTTGATAATCCGGTAGCGGGAGAAAATATGGTCAATGCCGTAAAGAAGCTGGGTGTTGAGTTAAGAACCATTACCTCTGATTACCGGGAAGGCAAAGACCTTAAAATTGATTTCCTTAAGGCAAGCACACCGGACATTAATCTGGGTACTGATATCGGGATTGCCAGCTCCATCTATAGTGTAGCTGCCAAAGAGAACATAAAATATTGCCTCATCGGGCAGTCGTTTCGTACCGAAGGAGTCAAACCTCTGTCCTGGTCTTATTTTGACGGAGATTATCTGCGCAATGTGCACAAAATTTTTGGTTCTGTGCCTTTACGTCCCTGGAAACCAGAAGATGCTGGTTTTAATCTCGGTATCCGGGAGCTGTTTTATTATTCAGTTATCCGGGGAATAAAGACCTTTACACCTTTTTATTACATTGATTACAGGCGCAAAGAAGCTGAGGAAATTATCAAAAGTGAACTGGGCTGGGTCTATCCCGGGGCGCATTACTATGATGACCTTTACCACAGCCTGGTGAAATATGTACATCGGGTGAAATTTAATATTGACCTGAACATGAATAGCGACTCAGCCCTGGTAAGGAGCGGACAGATGCCACGCGAGGTTGCTCTTCAGCGGGCTCATGGTATCTATCAGATTGAAGACCCTAAGGTGATTGAGCTGTGCATCAAACGCCTGGGGCTTACACGTGAGGAGTTTGATTCCTTTATGCAGCTGCCTCCCAAGACTTTTTATGACTATCCTACAAGCTATCGTTACATTCGTGCCTTTCGTTATCCGATAAAGCTGTTGAGTCATTTGAATTTAATTCCAAAGGTTACTTACTACAAATATTTCCATTGTGGTAAATAA
- a CDS encoding methyltransferase produces MKFKDYFSTQSAGYAQFRPHYPRELYDFLFSHVPAKNVAWDVATGNGQVAIMLATQFNRIIATDASENQIKHAIVHPRITYLVSTAENSGIPDDYAELITVGQALHWLNLEPFFEEVKRVGRKGALFAAWGYRIHTISERIDIITRRFDEQLVGPYWPAERKLVDEGYANIRFPFPLINAPAFHLRWKWNMHELLGYLNTWSSTQRYIQDKGHNPVDLIEKDLLKAWGNPEEEREIVWPIFFKAGYL; encoded by the coding sequence TTGAAGTTTAAAGATTACTTTTCAACTCAGTCGGCCGGTTACGCTCAGTTCAGGCCCCATTACCCACGCGAGCTATACGATTTTCTTTTCAGTCATGTGCCGGCAAAGAATGTAGCGTGGGATGTGGCTACCGGCAATGGTCAGGTTGCCATTATGCTGGCAACACAGTTCAACCGGATAATAGCCACCGATGCCAGCGAAAATCAGATTAAGCACGCTATTGTACATCCGCGGATTACTTATCTGGTGAGCACAGCCGAAAATTCCGGTATTCCGGACGATTATGCCGAGCTGATTACTGTAGGGCAGGCGCTGCATTGGCTCAACCTGGAGCCGTTTTTTGAAGAGGTAAAGCGGGTAGGTAGGAAAGGTGCACTCTTTGCCGCATGGGGTTATCGTATCCACACTATTAGCGAAAGAATTGACATCATTACCCGCAGATTTGATGAGCAGCTGGTAGGCCCCTACTGGCCGGCAGAGCGCAAACTGGTTGATGAAGGATATGCAAACATTCGGTTCCCCTTTCCATTGATAAATGCCCCCGCTTTCCATCTGCGATGGAAATGGAATATGCATGAATTGCTGGGATATCTCAACACATGGTCCAGCACACAGCGATACATTCAGGATAAGGGACATAATCCGGTTGACCTGATAGAAAAAGATCTTTTGAAAGCATGGGGCAATCCGGAGGAAGAACGCGAAATTGTGTGGCCTATATTTTTTAAGGCAGGTTATTTATAG
- a CDS encoding transferase, which translates to MDAVSQHSLIARIKACVQLMRPANVLTAVADILAGVAVSGLTVELADRGNGWFFIPELGKISFLVLSSASLYAGGVVLNDFFDAELDKKERPERPIPSGLVPRTVAFFLGVVLLSIGIQVAAFVSLISVGVAVGVALLIAAYNGLSKHHSVFGPLNMGLCRGGNLLLGISAVPYAMQRFWFIAFIPVIYIAAITMISRGEVKGSTSGSLRIAGWLYALTIMFILSLSAIPFFHLRLSLPYLVLFAGVIFSRLKRAQSSRQPADIRSAVKAGVLALILMDAAIAAGFSGWDYGLLIVLLLPLSVLIAKNFAVT; encoded by the coding sequence ATGGATGCTGTTTCTCAACATTCCTTGATTGCCCGGATTAAGGCCTGTGTGCAACTGATGCGCCCGGCCAATGTATTAACAGCCGTTGCGGATATCCTTGCCGGTGTGGCCGTGTCAGGCCTTACGGTTGAATTAGCTGATCGGGGCAACGGATGGTTCTTCATTCCTGAGCTGGGCAAAATCAGTTTTTTAGTTCTCAGTTCTGCAAGTCTCTATGCAGGAGGTGTAGTGTTAAACGATTTTTTTGATGCCGAGCTGGATAAAAAAGAACGTCCCGAACGCCCCATACCCAGCGGACTTGTTCCCCGGACGGTTGCTTTCTTTCTGGGGGTCGTGCTATTGTCTATAGGTATTCAGGTAGCTGCCTTTGTGTCGCTCATCAGCGTGGGTGTTGCCGTGGGGGTAGCGTTACTGATAGCTGCCTATAATGGCTTAAGCAAACACCATTCGGTTTTTGGGCCGTTGAACATGGGATTATGCCGTGGCGGCAATCTGCTTCTGGGCATCAGCGCTGTACCCTATGCTATGCAGCGGTTCTGGTTTATTGCTTTCATACCGGTAATCTATATTGCTGCAATAACTATGATCAGCAGAGGCGAGGTCAAGGGCTCCACATCAGGCTCTCTGCGTATTGCCGGCTGGCTTTACGCCTTGACCATAATGTTCATCCTTTCTCTTTCGGCTATTCCTTTTTTTCATTTGCGTCTTTCCCTTCCTTATCTGGTATTGTTTGCAGGCGTCATATTCAGCAGACTCAAAAGAGCGCAGAGCAGCAGGCAGCCTGCCGATATCCGCAGTGCGGTTAAAGCAGGTGTTTTGGCGCTGATATTGATGGATGCGGCTATTGCCGCGGGTTTTTCCGGGTGGGATTATGGTTTGCTGATAGTGTTGTTGCTGCCCCTGTCGGTGTTAATTGCCAAAAATTTTGCGGTGACCTAA
- a CDS encoding branched chain amino acid aminotransferase, whose protein sequence is MKALSLCLIKTFLMGYYCFLNGKISLAAEATVHISDLALLRGYGVFDYLRTYHGIPFRLPDYLERFRASAEYMRLPLRYSDSQISEIIQELLIQSSVKETAGIRLLLTGGHSPDSMTITEPNFAIIVEALGEGDPLHYQHGVSLITYPFKRIFPLAKTTNYIAAIKMLPEVKEKKAFDMLYVWDNHVLELTRNNFFLVQGNTVITAKDDVLQGITRKVILELAAGKFKTEVRAVHYKELQSASEAFLCGSARRIIPVVSIDGNPVGNGHPGEVTRSLMTMFDTYVEEYTSGMQENNPAGYISKRDLQ, encoded by the coding sequence ATGAAAGCTTTAAGTTTGTGCCTGATTAAAACTTTTCTTATGGGATATTATTGCTTTCTCAACGGAAAAATCTCTTTGGCTGCCGAAGCGACAGTGCACATTTCAGACCTCGCATTGCTGCGTGGATACGGTGTTTTTGATTATTTACGAACCTATCATGGCATACCTTTCCGGCTGCCTGACTATCTGGAGCGCTTTCGGGCATCGGCTGAGTATATGCGCCTACCGCTTCGCTATTCTGACAGCCAGATCAGTGAAATTATTCAGGAACTGCTGATACAAAGTAGCGTAAAAGAAACCGCGGGTATCCGCCTGCTGCTTACCGGGGGACATTCGCCCGATTCTATGACGATAACAGAGCCGAATTTTGCTATCATCGTGGAAGCGCTGGGCGAGGGCGACCCCTTGCATTACCAGCACGGAGTTTCTCTCATTACTTATCCGTTCAAAAGAATTTTTCCGCTGGCCAAAACAACCAATTACATAGCAGCCATAAAAATGCTGCCTGAGGTGAAAGAGAAAAAAGCTTTTGATATGCTCTATGTTTGGGACAATCACGTGCTGGAGCTTACGCGAAACAATTTCTTCCTGGTGCAGGGAAATACGGTGATAACCGCAAAAGACGATGTATTGCAGGGCATAACCCGTAAAGTCATTCTAGAACTGGCTGCCGGCAAGTTTAAAACAGAAGTCAGAGCGGTGCATTACAAGGAGCTGCAATCGGCAAGCGAGGCTTTTCTGTGTGGTTCGGCAAGAAGAATAATACCGGTTGTCAGCATAGACGGCAATCCTGTCGGAAACGGGCACCCGGGGGAAGTTACACGCTCCCTGATGACAATGTTTGATACGTACGTGGAAGAATACACCAGCGGCATGCAGGAAAACAATCCGGCAGGATATATCAGTAAACGTGATTTACAATAA
- the accC gene encoding acetyl-CoA carboxylase biotin carboxylase subunit, which translates to MPIVQIRKILVANRGEIALRIMRTARDMGIRTVAIFSDADRLMPYVRFADEAVHIGPSPSAQSYLDAEKIIAAARQVRADAIHPGYGFLSEREDFAAQVQEAGFIFIGPSADAIRMMGNKLEAKRIARKLNIPLLPGTDKPVRDVHTALMESERIGYPVLLKAAAGGGGKGMRVVKNASELPEQLERAMSEAQSSFGDNSVFIEKYIASPRHVEIQVLADAHGNTLYLFERECSIQRRHQKLIEEAPSPVMTETLRARMGESAVALAQACGYVNAGTVEFLLDENLNFYFLEMNTRLQVEHPVTECITGTDLVREQIQIARGEKLSFTQEDLSIHGHAIELRINAEDPYNDFLPNPGRLKVYHCPCGPGVRVDDGYEQGLDIPVYYDPMIAKLITFGKDRDEAIQRMSRAIREYKISGIRTTLEFGKFVMEHPDFIRGQFSTRFIEQCFSAEQLFSENEEEMRAAAVAAALIAKAGRLVVHVDGQQTTGVVHSKWKQNRLGFEV; encoded by the coding sequence TTGCCAATCGTGCAGATAAGAAAAATACTTGTAGCTAACCGCGGGGAAATAGCCCTCCGCATTATGCGTACAGCTCGGGACATGGGCATTCGCACGGTTGCGATATTTTCAGATGCCGATCGTTTGATGCCTTATGTCCGCTTTGCAGACGAAGCAGTGCATATCGGTCCTTCCCCTTCGGCACAGTCTTATCTGGATGCGGAAAAAATTATTGCCGCTGCACGTCAGGTGAGGGCGGATGCCATTCATCCCGGCTACGGATTTCTTTCAGAGCGCGAAGATTTTGCCGCACAGGTGCAGGAGGCAGGATTTATCTTCATCGGCCCCTCAGCAGATGCCATCCGCATGATGGGGAATAAACTGGAGGCAAAGCGTATTGCCCGTAAGTTAAACATTCCACTGCTACCGGGCACTGATAAACCTGTCAGAGATGTGCATACCGCTCTGATGGAATCCGAACGCATCGGATATCCGGTGCTGTTGAAAGCAGCAGCCGGTGGCGGAGGAAAGGGAATGCGTGTGGTTAAAAATGCTTCGGAATTACCGGAACAGCTGGAACGGGCTATGAGTGAAGCCCAGTCTTCATTCGGAGATAATTCGGTTTTTATTGAAAAATATATCGCTTCGCCCCGTCATGTGGAGATACAGGTGCTTGCTGACGCCCACGGCAATACCCTGTATCTGTTTGAAAGAGAGTGCTCTATTCAGAGACGCCATCAGAAACTTATTGAGGAAGCCCCTTCCCCTGTGATGACAGAAACTCTACGAGCCAGAATGGGAGAGAGCGCAGTGGCTCTGGCACAGGCGTGCGGTTATGTTAACGCGGGCACAGTGGAATTCCTTCTGGATGAAAACTTGAATTTCTATTTTCTGGAAATGAATACCCGCCTGCAGGTAGAACATCCCGTAACCGAATGCATCACCGGCACCGATCTGGTGAGGGAACAGATTCAAATTGCCCGGGGCGAAAAACTCAGTTTCACGCAAGAGGATCTGAGCATACATGGTCATGCCATAGAACTGCGAATCAATGCCGAAGATCCCTATAATGATTTTTTACCCAACCCCGGAAGACTGAAAGTGTATCATTGTCCATGCGGACCTGGTGTACGCGTAGATGACGGTTACGAACAGGGACTGGATATTCCGGTATATTACGATCCGATGATTGCCAAGCTCATTACTTTTGGCAAAGATCGTGATGAAGCTATTCAGCGCATGAGCCGTGCTATCCGCGAATATAAAATATCAGGAATACGGACAACGTTAGAATTCGGAAAGTTTGTGATGGAGCATCCGGATTTTATCCGGGGCCAGTTCAGCACGCGTTTTATAGAGCAATGTTTTTCAGCCGAACAACTATTTTCGGAAAACGAAGAAGAAATGCGCGCTGCTGCTGTGGCCGCTGCTCTCATCGCAAAGGCCGGAAGATTGGTAGTGCATGTGGATGGGCAACAGACAACAGGTGTAGTACATTCCAAATGGAAACAAAATCGTCTGGGCTTTGAAGTTTAA
- the rffA gene encoding dTDP-4-amino-4,6-dideoxygalactose transaminase, translating into MNRHIPFSKITRLGPSAEFFPPDFSYEEKRYNAASAAILEKLYFPARVFLTKSCTHALELSALVAELKPGDEVILPSYGFVAIANAVVARGARCIFTDIRKDTLNLDEQSIEQAITPRTRMVITMNYAGVACEYDAIIELKNKYGFVLVEDNAQGIGAFYKEKLLGSFGDLSAISFDSLKNVSCGQGGCLIVNDNRFYASLRIAYEFGTNRMDFFENKTDKYEWKALGSNYALSEYLAAFLYPQLQQIDSINRVFLTHWESYYQAFLPLAERGLLDLPSIPPYCRHNGHLFHIRLKNPADRTRMIDFLRKKGVTAQFHYTPLHLSDYGKQHAEFRGNDHNTLYESSRLIRLPLFYSLSEHERQYIIDSVYAFFGIKP; encoded by the coding sequence ATGAATAGGCATATACCGTTCAGTAAAATAACGCGGCTTGGCCCTTCGGCAGAGTTTTTCCCCCCTGACTTTAGTTATGAAGAAAAAAGATATAATGCCGCCTCTGCAGCGATTTTGGAAAAACTTTACTTTCCCGCCCGGGTTTTTCTTACCAAATCCTGTACGCATGCGCTGGAGCTTTCAGCTCTGGTAGCAGAGTTGAAACCGGGTGATGAGGTTATTTTGCCTTCCTATGGATTTGTGGCTATTGCCAATGCCGTGGTGGCACGGGGAGCACGATGTATTTTTACCGATATTCGTAAAGACACACTTAACCTGGATGAGCAAAGCATTGAGCAGGCCATTACCCCCAGAACCCGAATGGTTATTACCATGAACTATGCTGGAGTAGCATGTGAATATGATGCTATCATTGAATTGAAAAATAAATACGGATTCGTTCTGGTGGAAGATAATGCGCAAGGTATTGGCGCTTTTTACAAAGAAAAACTGCTTGGCAGCTTTGGCGATCTGAGTGCTATCAGTTTTGATTCGCTTAAAAATGTTTCCTGCGGTCAGGGAGGATGCCTCATTGTCAATGACAATCGTTTTTACGCATCCTTGAGAATAGCTTATGAATTCGGCACCAACAGGATGGATTTCTTTGAAAACAAAACGGATAAATACGAGTGGAAAGCACTGGGCTCCAATTATGCGTTGTCCGAATATCTTGCTGCTTTTCTTTATCCGCAGCTTCAACAGATAGATTCCATTAACCGGGTTTTTCTCACGCACTGGGAGAGCTACTATCAAGCTTTTCTACCTCTGGCAGAGAGAGGGTTGCTGGATTTGCCTTCTATACCGCCCTATTGCCGGCATAACGGACATTTGTTTCATATACGATTAAAAAACCCGGCCGACCGTACCCGCATGATTGATTTTCTGCGGAAGAAAGGAGTTACGGCTCAGTTTCACTACACACCACTGCATTTAAGTGATTATGGTAAGCAGCATGCTGAGTTCAGGGGAAATGACCACAATACCCTGTATGAAAGCAGCCGCCTTATCCGGTTGCCTTTATTTTACAGTCTTTCAGAGCATGAACGACAATACATCATTGACAGTGTTTATGCATTTTTTGGAATTAAACCATGA
- a CDS encoding alkaline phosphatase family protein, which translates to MKKTTVLNVVGLTPRLIGEHTPFLRQWSSAGATATIIPPLPAVTCTAQATYLTGCHPSEHGIVGNGWYFKDECEIKFWRQSNKLVRAKKIWEYAKEKNPDFTCANLFWWYNMYSSVDYAVTPRPQYLADGRKFPDCYTTPPTLRDLLQSKLGTFPLFDFWGPKTSIRSSQWIAEAAKIVEKLYAPTLTLIYLPHLDYNLQRFGNAFPGIEKDLQEIDSVCRDLIQFYEQRHTQVIVLSEYGITPVQQPSALNRIFRKHNLITVREERGLELLDAGASKAFAVADHQVAHIYINDSSALSQIRSLLENTPGIELILDETGKKQYHLHHERAGDLVAVADAQSWFSYYYWLDDRKAPDFARTVDIHRKPGYDPVELFTDPGLNLLPLRIAFKLLSKKLGFRTLMDIIPLRAELVGGSHGRVNNLPEDQPVFISRDRNLVKNTLQAADVFNLLSAHLAI; encoded by the coding sequence ATGAAAAAAACGACAGTATTGAATGTAGTAGGGTTGACACCCCGTTTGATTGGAGAGCACACCCCTTTTCTGCGTCAATGGTCTTCTGCCGGCGCGACAGCTACCATTATTCCCCCCCTGCCCGCAGTAACCTGCACAGCACAGGCAACTTACCTGACCGGCTGTCATCCCAGCGAGCATGGCATCGTGGGCAATGGCTGGTATTTCAAAGATGAATGTGAAATAAAATTCTGGAGGCAGTCCAACAAGCTGGTGCGGGCAAAAAAAATATGGGAATATGCCAAAGAAAAAAATCCGGATTTTACCTGTGCCAATCTGTTCTGGTGGTATAACATGTACTCTTCGGTAGATTATGCAGTTACACCTCGCCCGCAGTATCTTGCGGATGGCCGCAAGTTTCCGGATTGCTATACCACCCCTCCCACCCTACGCGACCTGCTGCAAAGCAAGCTCGGCACATTTCCCCTCTTTGATTTCTGGGGACCGAAAACATCCATCCGCTCCAGTCAATGGATTGCGGAAGCCGCCAAAATCGTTGAGAAACTCTACGCTCCCACGCTGACACTGATTTACCTCCCGCACCTGGATTACAACCTCCAGCGCTTTGGTAATGCATTCCCCGGTATTGAAAAAGACCTGCAGGAAATAGATTCCGTATGTCGCGATTTGATACAATTTTATGAACAACGCCACACGCAGGTGATTGTCCTTTCTGAATATGGCATCACCCCGGTTCAGCAGCCCAGTGCGCTTAACCGTATTTTCAGAAAGCACAATCTGATAACCGTAAGAGAAGAGCGGGGCCTTGAACTTTTAGATGCGGGTGCAAGCAAAGCCTTTGCTGTTGCAGACCATCAGGTAGCACATATTTACATAAATGATTCATCGGCTTTATCACAAATACGTTCTTTGCTGGAAAACACTCCGGGTATTGAACTGATTCTGGATGAAACCGGCAAAAAGCAATATCATCTCCACCACGAACGTGCCGGAGATCTGGTGGCTGTAGCCGATGCCCAATCGTGGTTTAGCTATTATTACTGGCTGGATGACCGCAAGGCACCCGATTTTGCCCGCACTGTAGACATCCACCGTAAGCCGGGATATGATCCTGTGGAGCTTTTTACTGACCCCGGGTTAAATCTGCTACCCTTGCGGATAGCTTTCAAACTACTCAGCAAAAAACTAGGCTTTCGTACACTGATGGACATCATTCCGCTGCGTGCTGAGCTGGTGGGTGGTTCCCATGGCAGGGTAAATAATTTACCGGAAGACCAGCCGGTTTTTATCAGTCGCGACAGGAATCTTGTCAAGAACACCCTTCAGGCAGCTGATGTTTTCAACCTGCTGTCAGCGCATCTGGCAATATGA